The Curtobacterium poinsettiae DNA segment GAACGGCACGGGGGCGTCCGGGATCGGCTCACCGAGCACGACCAGGGGGAACTTCACCTCGAGCGCGGCGGCGTCGCTCGGCCGGACGGTGAGCGGGCTGTAGATGATGCCGTCGATGGAGTGCTCGCGCATCCGGGTGATCGCGTCCGCCTCGCGCACGCCGCTCGCGGTCTGCTCGATCAGCACCGTGTAGCCCACGGCTCCGGCAGCGCGGATGACGGCGTCGGCGAGTTCGGCGAAGTACGCCTGCCGCAGTTCCGGCACCGCGAGCCCGAGCACCTTGGAGCGTCCGGCGCGGAAGTTCCGGGCCGAGACGTTGAGCTCGTAGCCGAGCTCGTCGACGGCGGCCATCACGCGGTCGCGCGTGCGGACGAGACGTGTTCGTAGCCGGACAGCACGTTCGAGACGGTCTTCTTCGAGACACCCGCCACGGCGGCGACGTCGCTCATCGTGGGCGGAGAGCGGTGCCCCTGCGCCATCGGGCGCCCCCTCTCACGTGCGGACTACGTTCGGCAGGAACCTACCGCACCCGCGTGGTCCGGACCGGACGGGAGGCCCGTGGCGGGCCCGCCACGGGCCTCCCGTCCGGTCGGTCGCCCGTCCAGGGCCCCGCTCAGTCCGCCAGGAACCGCAGGACCGCGAGCACCCGCCGGTTCTCGTTCGGCGTCGCCTCGAGCCCGAGCTTGGTGAAGACCGCGGTGACGTGCTTCTCGACGGTCCCGCCGGACAGGAACAGCGTGTCCGCGATCGCGGCGTTGGACCGGCCCTCGGCCATCAGGCGCAGCACGTCGGTCTCGCGGGCGGTGAGCGAGTCGAGCGGGCCGCTCGTGGCGCGCGGCGCCTGGACCAGTGCGGCCGCCACCTCGGGGTCGAGCACGACGTTGCCCGCGGCGACCTGGTGCAGCGAGTCGATGAAGGTGCCGACCTCGGCGACCTGGTCCTTGAGCAGGTACCCGACACCGACGGTGGCGACGTCGAGCAGCGCCCGCGCCCACTGCGCCTCGGCGTACTGCGAGAACAGGAGCACCCCGACGTCGGGCCGGACGTCCTTCACCCGCACGGCCGCGCGGACGCCCTCGTCGGTGTGGGTCGGCGGCATCCGGATGTCCATCACCACGACGTCGACCGCACCGTGCGCGACGGCGGCCACCGCGGCGTCGCCGTCCGACACCGGCACGACCTCGTGCCCGCGACCGCGCAGCAGGGACGTCAGCCCCTCGCGCACGATCGTGTTGTCGTCGGCGACGACGATCCTCACCGTTCGGCTCCGCTCGGCATGCGCATCCGGATGCGGGTCGGGCCGCCGGCGGGGCTGTCCACCTGCAGGTCGCCGTCCACGGCGCGCAGCCGTTCGAGCACCCCGGCCAGGCCGGTGCCGTGACCGTCGGGGGTGCCGAGCGCGACGTGGGCCCCGCCGTGGCCGTCGTCCTCGACCTCGACGAGCAGGTCGGTGCCGAGCATGCCGACCCGGACGGCGGTGGCCGAGGCTCCGGCGTGCTTCGACACGTTCGTCAGCAGCTCGAGCACCCCGAAGTACGCGATCCCCTCGACAACGCGGGACGGCCGGACGGGCAGGTCCACCGACAGCGCGACGGGGAACGGGGTCCGGGAGCACGCCGAGGTCAGCGCGGCCTCGAGCCCCTCGTCGAGGACGGGCGGGTGGATGCCGCGGGCCAGGGCGCGGAGCTCGACCAGCGCTTCTTTCGTCGACGCGTGTGCCCGGTCGACCAGCGCGGTGACCGCATCCGGGTCGGCGCCGGTCTGCAGGCGGTCGCGGGCGTCGCCCAGGGTCATCGCCAGGCCGACGAGCCGGGCCTGGGTGCCGTCGTGCAGCTCCCGCTCGATGCGGCGCAGGGTGGTGTCGGCGTCGAGCACGGCGGCGTCGCGCGAGGCCGTGACCTGGCGGAGCCGCAGGTCGCGGGCGGTGGCCCCGAGCAGAGCGCGGATGACCACACGCTGCAGTGCCGCGAGCCCGTGGTTCACCGCGGGCCAGAGGAACAGCACGATGAGCAGGCCGAGCACCGCGAACGCGACCTGCAGCGGCGGGGTGTCGACGTACACGCCGAGGAACTGCGCACCGCTGTGGAGCTCGCCGTCCGCGCCCCGCTGCGCCGGCAGGAAGTGCCCCCACGCCGCGTGGGTCATCGCGCCCAGACCGCTCACGAGCACAGCGGTCGAGACGGCGAACGTGGTGGTGGTCAGCACGAACCCCGCGAGCAGGTACGCGAACGCCCGCCAGGTGGGGCCGTCCGACAGTCGGGCGAACGCGGTGCCGAGCGGCGTCGAACCTGCACGGGGCGGTGCCGGGGCGACGACGACCTGCCCGAGCAGCGCGGCGGACATCCGGCGGGTGACCGCGGCGAACCAGTGCGACCCACCGAGCAGGAACGCGGCGACGACCAGGCCGACCCAGGTCAGCGACACCGGGATGCCGACGGCCGGCACCACGACGAACCAGGCCAGCGCAGCGATCGCGATCGGCAGGTGCGCGGCGTGGAACGCGAAGGCCCGCCAGGTGCTGCCGTCGGCGACGGCTCGGAACGGTCGGAACCGGGGGACGGTGGTGGGTGCGCCCGGGGTGGCGACGGCGGTGTACATGCGGACCTCTTCGTGTCGGTGACGAGCTTATTGCCCGACACCAGCCTCGCCGCGGGGGTCCGCCCGCACACCGGTGCTGCCCCCCGTCGTCGGTGGGGAAACCCCGCGATCATCGTCAGCAGGCTCCGGTCAGGACCCGGTCTGCTCGGTCGGTGCGGCCACGGGCTTCGACTGGCTCGACCCTCGTTGCCGCAGGGACACGGTGGCGATCACCATCACCGAGATGACCAGGAACTCCGACTGCCAGTTCTGCATCGACTCGAACCAGAACTGGCTCGTGCCCAGGTAGCCCCACGCCGTGACGACATTGCCGCCGTGTTCGAGCCGCTCCTCGTTGTAGGCCGCCGCACCACCGATCAGGTGCCCCACGACACTGCCGAGGAACAGCACCGCGAACAGGATCAGCAGGGAGTTCTCGTACAGCACGAGCACGATCCCGCCCCGGCGCACCGGCCACGGGGCCTTCGGGTCGTCGGCGTGCTCCCGGGGGTCCTCGTCCTGCGGGCTCTGTTCGTCCAGGGGCTCGGACTCGCTCGACCCCTTCTGGAACAGGAACACCGTGAACACGATGTACGCGCCCATCTGCAGGAACTCGCTCTCCCAGTTCTCGAAGGTGGCCTCGGCGAAGTCGCCGCTCGTCAGGAAGCCCCAGAGCGACACGGCCGCCTCGCCGTGCTGGAGTGCGTCCGCCGTGGACACCCGCCACCCGGCGAACACCATGCCGACGAAGCACACGACGAAGACGGCGACGTTCGCGAGGAGCAGGCCGTGCCGTCGCACACGCTGCCACCCACTCGATCCGTTGTGCAGGCCGAGGGTCACCGGGTCCTCCGTTCGTCGTGTCGAGCCCATCCTGGTCCGGTCGCCACGAACGCCTTCGCAGGAGCACCCGACCGGTCGCGCCGGTCCGTCAGCGACTCAGAGCGTGACGCCGGTGGCCGTCGCGAGCGCGTCGAGCAGTGCGGTGCGGAACCGCTGGTCGGCGACCGCCGGGTGCGGCTCCTGCCGCTCCCCGTGGAACCAGTAACCACCCGTCGCGGTTTGGTCCGGGTCGGTCGCGAGCATCTCCTGCGTGCGGTGTCCGAGCTCGAAGTCGTCCGGAGCGCCGGCCCCACCCATCTTGGTCGCCACCCAGCCCGGGTCGACGGCGTTGCTCAGCACGCCCGGGCGTCGGAGCGGCACCTCGGCGGCGAGTGCCGTCACGAACAGCTTCGTGTCGGAGTACGAGTTCGTCTCCGAAGCGCCGGTCCAGTCGACGGTGTCCAGGCGCGGACGGCCGCCCCGGTGCATCCCGCTGCTCAGGTACACGTGCCGCCCCGGCGAGCGCAGCAACGCGGTGAACAGGTACGGCGCCACGACGTTCACGGGCACCAGGGAACGGCCCGAGATCACGCCGGCGTTGTGCACGACGGCGTCGAGCGGGGTGCCGGCGTCGAGTTCCCGGGCGGTGGCGATCACGGCGTCGCGGTCCGCCAGGTCGGCGACGACGAGTTCGGCGCCGCGCTCCACCAGGTCGGCGACCGCCTCGGCGCGAGCCCGGTTGCGCGCGTGGACGACGACGTCGTGTCCGCTACGGAGCAGCGAGTCGGCGGTTCCCCGCCCGAGGCCGTCGGTGGATCCGGTGACGAGGATGCGTGCCATCCGCCCATCATGCGCCCGGCGGCTGCGGCGGGTCCGGCATGTGTACCGGCAACGAGCGGACGGGAGGCACGGTGCGTGCCCGCCACGGACCTCCCCGCTGTTCACAACCCCGTCACACCTCGGCGGCGGCCCGCAGTTCGAGCGCCACGGCGTTCAGGCCCACGATCAGCTCGTCCGCCCGGTCGGCGTACTCCGGAGCAGGCGCTCCCGCATCACGCGCCTTGCCGCTCGACCACGGTGCCCGGACCGGCGCGGCGACCGTCAGCAGGTCGTCGCGGTCCCATCCGTGATCGAGCAGCCCACGCGCATGGTCCATACGCTCCTGCACCCGCACCACGTGCGGATCGCCGTGCTCGCTGAGGAACGCGATGAGCCGGTCGCCGCGGACCACGTACCGCCGGAGCTGGTCACGTCGGTCCCGCGCGCTGTACCGGCCGCCGTGCAGCAGGTGTCGGCGCAGCCATCCCATGCCCCGATGATCCCACCGCCCCGTTCAGCCCGCTGGTCCTGTACGTTTCCTGTGTAGACATTCCCCGATCAGAGAGGACGCGGCGCCATGAGTGACGGCACGCCCCAGTACAACCAGCAGAACCCGAACCCCTACGCCGCCGGCGGCCAGCCCTACGGCGCTCCGATGCAGCCGTCGTCCGACCGCTTCAACGTCATGGCGATCGTCGGGTTCGTCCTGGCCTTCGTGGTGAACATCGCCGGCCTCGTGGTGTCCATCATCGCGCTCTCGCAGATCAAGAAGACCGGGGAGCGCGGCCGCGGCCTGGCCCTCGCCGGCGTCATCATCAGCGCCCTGTCGCTCGTGTTCGGCATCATCTGGATCATCTTCGTGGTCTCCGTCGTCGCGAACGCTCCGGCGGGCAGCACCGGCGGCTACTGACCGTCGTCAGCACCGCACCGGAGGCCCGTGGCAGCTCGCCACGGGCCTCCGGTCTGTCCGGGGTCCGTCCCGGACATCGGCCTCAGCCGATGACGCCGGTGTGCTCCAGCACGATGTTCAGACCGATCAGGATCAGGACGACGCCACCCGCGATCTCCGCCGGCTTGCCGAAGCGGGCACCGACACGGCGACCGACCAGGACCCCGACGAACGACAGCACCGCGGTCGTGATCCCGATGAGCAGCACCGCGCCGCCGATCGACACGGGCAGGAACGCCAGGGTGACGCCCACCGCCAGGGCATCGATGCTGGTCGCGACCGCCAGCACGAGGAGTTCGCGAACCGGCAGTCGATCGGTGTCCTGCTCGGTGTCCTCGTGCTTCGAGAACGCCTCCCACAGCATCTTCCCGCCGATCAGCGCGAGCAGCGCGAACGCGACCCAGTGGTCGAAGGCCGCGATGTACTGCGCGAACGCCGACCCGAGCAGCCAGCCGAGCAACGGCATCACCGCCTGGAACACCCCGAACGTCAGCGCGATCGCGATCGCGTGCCGCACGTCGAAGCGCTTCATGTGCAGGCCCTTGCCGAGGGCGACGGCGAAGGCGTCCGCGGAGACGCCGAGCGCGATGAGGAAGAGGGCCCAGAACGACATGGGAGCGGCGCCTTTCGAGACGGTCGGATGGAGACTCCGACGTCTCAGGACCTGACGATCCTGGCACGATCCAGGGGACGAAAAGGCCTGATCAGCGGGATTCGTCGCCCCGAATCCGCGGGTTGGTGGGCCCGGTCCGCCAACCCGGCCCACGTTCTCGACGTGACCAGGGGACGGACGGGAGGCCCGTGGCGGGGCCGCAATGCGCCTCCAGGCCGGCAGTCAGTGCGTCAGGAACCGGCGGCCGCGTGCGCAGCCACCTGACTGGCCGTCAGTTCGGTGCCGTACACGGCGGCGTACCGCATCGACCCGGTGAAGTACGGGTTGTTCGTGGAACCCGGCCAGCCGCTGACGACGTCGTAGCCGACACGGAAGTACCCGGTGAAGTTCTCGGGGCTCGTGAAGGCCGCGTTCGACGCGACGAGCTTGCCGTCGACGTACAGGCGCATGCCGTTCGTCGGCGACATCGTCGACACCGCGTGGTGCCACGCGCCGTCGTTGAGGGCCGTCGGCGAGGTGATGACCTGCGTGGTGCCGTTGTAGGAACCGAACGAGAGCTGCCCCGTGGTGGTGAGGTAGAGCTTCCGGTCGTGCTGCCCCGACGCGCCGGTCTGGCTGCTGCCGAAGCCGATGAGCATGCCGCCGGCGACCGTGGTGCGGAACCAGACCTCCTCGCTGAAGGTCGTGGGGTTGGCGTACGAGCGCGGGGTGGAGACGTAGCTCGTGGACCCGTTGAGCGCGTAGGCGCTCCCGCTGTCGCGCGGGCAGGCGTTCGGGCTCGGCGTGGTCGCGGTCATCGCGCCCTGGTAGGTGCCGTTCGCGCCACGACCCGACCAGTCGGTGGCCGTCTTCGATCCAGAAGCCTCGGTCAGGCGGTAGGCGAACAGGGCGTTCGCGGTGTCCGCGCCGACGGCACCCGTGCACGTGAAGTACGGGGCGGTCGCGGCCGTGTTCGCGCTGTTGGTCACGCGTGCGGTGTACGCCGAGCGGGTCGGTGCGAACTGGTTCAGCAGGACGACGACGGCCAGGGCGACCACGAGGAGGACGGCGACGACGCGACCGTCGCGCAGGCGGCGGATCACGAGGGGCGCACCGCCTCGACGCGGCCGACCGCCAGGCACGCCACGAGCGGCACGAGGCACACGGCGATCAGGGCGACCCAACCCAGGGGATCGAGGTCGATGTTCGACATGAGCTGGTAGTGCCCGTTCTTCGTCAGCTCGTGGATGACGACCTTGCCCATCTCGCCGTCGACCAGGTGGATGCTGTTGCCGCCGTGGGCGTCGACACGGACCGGGAAGATCCCGGACGAGATCACGGTGGCCTCGACGCCCGTCGGGCTCGAGGTGTTCGTGATCGTCGTCACGTTGACGAACGGCTTAAACACGAACGCCGCGTACGAGACGGTGAGGGCGCTGCCCGCGATCCGCAGGCACGTGCGGGTCACCCGGTCGGTGAACGCGCTGGTCAGGGTCAGGATGATCAGCGTGCCGATGAGCAGGATCGGGGCGGCACGGAGCAGCCAGCCGATGCGCGGGACCAGGAGCGCGGGGGTGCCGATCACGTCGGCCTGGGTGAGCGTCCACGGGTCCGTCGCGCCGTTGACGTCACCGCGGGTGTGGATCCCGCCGTCCGTGTCGATCGAGACGATGCGGTGCGTGTAGACGACGTCCGGGTTGGCGGAGGTCTCGAACGAGACGATGTCGCCGACACTGAGCGTGGCGACGTCCACCGGCAGGTCGAGCACGAGGGTGCCGACGGGGGCGGCTTCGCCCATCGAAGGCGTCTCGACGACGAACCAGCGGCCGCCGGCGGAGAGGAACAGGACCGCGGCGGCGAGGAGCACCGCGGCGATCGCGGCGACCGACCAGGCGAGGACCGTCTCGGAGCGGGTGACCTGACGGCCGCGGAGGACCGGGCGGTCGAGCATGCCGCTGAGCGGGATCGCTGCGGTCTGGCTCATGGGCGCTGCTCCGGGAGGTCGGGGTGGGGCGTTGGTGGGGCTGGTCTTGCTGGTCTTGCTGGTCGGGCTGGTCCTGCTGGTCTTGCTGGTCGAGCTGGTCCTGCTGGTCTTGCTGGTCGTGCTGGGGTGGCGACGCTCGGCCGGAGGGGGGTCGGCCGAGCGTCGCCGGTCTGGGGGAGGGGTGATGGGGGTCGGATCAGGCCGTGAAGGTCCAGGTCATCGGGACCGAGGCGGCGAGGCCCTGGTAGGTGTTGCCGGCCGAGGAGTCGAGGGTCACCGCGAAGTTGAACGGGACGCTTGCACCGGCGGCCGGGGCCTGCGGCATCGTGAAGGCCGACGCCGCCGCACCCTTGAAGCTGGCGAGGGTGCCGCTGAACACGGTGGTGGAGCCGGAGGTGATGACGAGGTTCATCTTGGCGCAGAGGTCGGTCGCGGTGCCGTTGGCCGAGCCGTTCGCGGACTGGGTGCACGTCGCGCCCGGGTTGAGCGTGAAGGTGCTGGCGTTCGCGGTGCCGGTGTTCTTGATCGAGATCGCGGTGTTGACCGTGTTGCCCGGGGTCATCGTCGTGCTGCCGCCGAACTTGTTGATCGTCGAGCAGGTCGCCGAGTTCGTCGAGACCGAGCCGCCGTCGGTGCTGAGGCAGGTGACGGTCGCGCCGGCGTTCTGCTCCTGCATGATCAGCGTGCCGCTGCCGGCGGTGTTGCTGCTGTTGGTGATGCTCGCGGCGAACCCGGAGAGGGTGCCGGTGAGGGAGAGGGAGAGCAGGACGGCGGCGAAGATACCCGCGAGGAGGGCCACGGGGGCGAAGCGGATCCGCTTCAGTGCGGAGGTGCGGAGCTTGGTGGACACGGGGTACCTCTTCGTTCGGTGGTGGTTGCAGGAGATCGGGGGGAGCAAGACGTTCGGGCTGTTTTGCTTCAATGGATAAGATAGTCAGTGGTTGATCAAGTTGGCCACTCGTATACTTGCCCCAGTACGGGGGACGCACTTGTCCCCCCGAGAACCGACAAGAAGGAAGACTCCGTGGCAGCAGCACGCAACGACGACGCGGCCGATCTCATGGCCGCGTTCGACGCCGTCGTGCGTGCGAACGCGAGCCTGGTGAGTCAGCTCAGCGCTCGCGCGGGCGTGCACGAGAACGCCCTCCGAGCCCTGGTGCTCATCAGCGACACCGGGTACTCCACGCCGACCGAGGTCGCCGGGTACCTGGGGCTGACCTCGGGCGCGGTGACGAACATGATCGACCGGATGAGCACCGCCGGCCTGCTCGAGCGCGCGCCGAACCCGGCCGATCGCCGAGGCTCGCTGCTGCGGCTGCTGCCCCCGGGCGATGTCGTCGTGTCGGACTACCAGGAGCGGTACGCAGCGATGCTGCGGGCCGTCGACGGGGCACACAAGGGCGAACTGCACGAGGTGCTCAACGACCTGGCGACGAGTCTGTACGAGCAGGCTGCCGCTACCTCCTGATCTCCCTGGTGTGGACCGCGCGTCGAGCTGGTGTGGATCGCGCGTCTACCCGGTGTGGATCGCGCGTCTACCCGGTGCGGATCGCGCGTCTACCCCGTGCGGATCGTCCGTTCCGCTGTCGGGGTGAGGCCGGCACGGCGTTCCCGATCCGTCCCGCGGGCACGCTCGTCCTCGAGTACCCGCACGACGGTGTCCCGGAGGGGTCGGGTCACCCCGCCGGCGTCCGTGAACGCCACCGCGGAGCGCTGCGCGAACCCGGCCTCCGACACCGGGATCCACAGGGGGAGTGATCGCGGTCCGGCCCAGTAGGCCACGTCGTGTGCAAGCAGGACGTCGTCGTCGACCGCGACCAGCTCGTCGTCGAAGCCGGTGACCTCGGCCACGCACCGGAAGAAGTCCTGCATCGGCGTCGGAGCGCCCACGGCGTTGACCGTGCCGACGAACCCGTCGCGCCCGGCACGGACGAGCCAGGCGGCGAGGTCCGCGACGTCGATCACCTGGACGAACCGCTCCGCCGTCGTCGGCACCAGCACCGGCCCACCGCGGTCGAAGCGTGCCGGCCAGTACCCGAACCGGTCACTGGGGTCGCCGGGCCCGACGATCAACCCCGGACGTGCGACGAGCAGCCGCGACCCGAGCCGGAGCCGTGTCGTGCGCTCGGCGAGGACCTTCGCGTCGGCGTACTCGGACGGGTCCGTCGGCTCCACCAGCCGGGCGGACTCGTCGGCGCCCGGTTCGTCGTTGTCGGCGTACACCGAGACCGTGGACACCAGGGTCCAGTGCGCAGTCCGGTCGGCGAGGGCGTCGAGCGCCGGGGCGACGAGCTCGGGAGCGTGGGCGAGTTCGATGACCTCGTCCCAGGCCCCGGTGGCTTGTTCGAACGCGCCGGGCAGGGCTCGATCCGCCTGGACGAAGCGCGCTCCCTCGGGGACACCGCCGGTGACGCCCCGGGCGAGGCAGGTGACGTCGGCACCCTCGGACAGGAGCTCGTCGACGATCGTTCGCCCGAGCCAACCGCTTCCGCCGAGTACCAGGACGCGTCGCACGCGCTGCGGCATCAGACGGGCTGGAGGGGCCGTCGTTCACCGTCGGGGAGCTCGACCCGGATGCGATCGCCCGGCCGGACCGTGCCCCCGGTGAGCACGACGCTCATCACGCCGCCCTTGCGCTCGACCGTGCCGTCCTCGGCGCGCCCCAGCACCGCACGCAGGAGTCCCGGCTCGAAGCCGTTGATCTGCTGGCACGGGTTCCGCAGGCCGGTGACCCGGACCGACGCGTCGTCACCGAGGTGCAGCACTGTCCCCTCGGGGAGCCCGAGCAGGTCGACGCCGCTCGTCGTCACGTTCTCGCCCATCTGGCCCGGTTCGACGTCGTACCCTGCCTCGGCGACCTCGTCGAACAGCTCGGCGTGCAGCAGGTGGACCTGGCGCAGGTTCGGCTGCGAGGGGTCACGGGCAACCCGGGAGCGGTGCTGCACGGTCGTGCCGGCGTGAGCATCACCTTCGATGCCCCACCCCGCCACGAGCGTCACCGCGTCGACCAACGGCTTGCTGAACCGGTGCTCATCGTCCTTGCTCACCGCGACCACGCGCGGCTGGTCCATGTCGTCCCCGCTCATGGGGCCGATTCTGCCCCATGGTCGCGGCCGCGCGAGTGCAGCGTCGGTCAGCGGGGCTCCCGCAGGCCTGTTCAGCGGCGCGTGCGGAGCGCGTTCGTGGCCCACAGCGAGACGGCGATGAGCACGGGCTGGAACAGCAGGCGGACGAAGCGCTTGGTGTCGGTGTCCAGACCGAACCCGTCGCGGTGGTGCATCCACTGCGCGATGTTGCCGGGGAAGACCGCCAGGAAGAACACCGCGACGACCCAGCCGACGGTCACCTGGCGCCGAGCCAGGAGCATCAGCGCAGCCCCGAGCGAGATCTCCACCACGCCGGAGGCGATCACCGTGGCATCCGTCGGCAGCGGCACGAACTTCGGCACCTGCGCCTGGAACTCCTCGCGCGCGACGGTCAGATGGCTGATGCCGGCCCACGTGAGCATCGCGCCGAACAGGATGCGGACGATGGTCCGGGGGCGGGTGGAGCGGACTGCGGGGGTGCGGGTTGCCATCGGGGTGGTGCCTTTCACGGTCGTGGTGGGATTCGGTGGATCGGGAGCCGAGGTCAGCGGCTGCGGAGGAGGCGGCGTCGGCGTGCGGCCTCGAAGGTGATCACGGCAGCTGCGGCACCGAGCGTCACGATCTGGGCGACCGGACGGCCGCGGGTCGAGGTGAGCAGTCGCAGCACGCCGGCGAGTGTGAGTGCGGCAGCACCGCCGGTCGTGCTCGTCACCGAGCCGTCTTCGCGGTCGATCACGAGCCGCGTGCCACCGAGGGCGGTCGCCACGACGGCGGACCCAGCGCCGACCAGATCGCTTCCTGGAGCAGGACGGAGTGCTTTGGTCGCGAGTCCGACCCCGGAGAGGACTTCGAGGCCGGGGATGCCAAGAGCGTGTGGGACACCCGGTTCGAATCCACGTCGCTGCATCTGCTGGGCTCGCGCGTGCAGCGGGGTGCGGCGAACCGTGGCGATGCCGTGCCCGGCGAGCAGGCCACCGGTGACGAGGTCGATCCAGCTGGTCAGTTTCACGTTGCGCTCCATTAGGTTGTGCACAACCTAACACGCCCCGACACCGGGAACCAGACCTCGGGTCCTCCCGGCGCGGGATCGGGTACGTCTAGGGCGACGGTCGGCGGCGAAGCGTTGTCGACGGCGGTTCGCCGAAGGTGCCCGCGTAGTACCCGGCGAACCGGCCGAGGTGCTGGAAACCCCAGGCTCGAGCGATCTCGCCCACGGTGGTGATGTCGGCGTCGGCGGCGCTCAACGCTGCGCGCACCCGGTACAAGCGGACTTCCCGAAGGAAGTGCATCGGCGATCGTCCAGCGTGGCGTTGGAACGACGACTGGAGGGACCGTACGGCCACTCCCGCTGCGGCGCACACATCCGTGATCGTGATCGAACGGTGCGCGTTCGCGACCATCCACTCTTGCGCCAACCGCATGGTCGCGGGTCCGGCCAGCAGCGGCATGTCCAGCGCCGGGAACGCGCGGAACGCGTCCGACACGGCCTCTGCGAGGACGACGTTGCTCGCCGAACGCGACGCCTGGTCGAGTGCCGGGTTGAGCAGTTGCGGAGCGACGGCAGTGATCGTCGTCCGCAAGCGTTGCAGCACCGCGGGATCGGTGATCGCTTCGAAGCGGAGAGGCGCCGGAACCGTCTGCGCTCGAGCGGCGGCGACTGCCTCGAGGAACGCGCCGTCGAAGCGGATCAGGTGCTGGGTGGTGGGGAGCGCGTCGAAGGTGAACTCGCGACCGCCCAGGAGGTGCGGTGACGGACGCACCGCACCCCCTGTCAGGGGCCCTGGGACACCAGGGCCTGCGAGGTCAGCTGCGGATGAACGCGAGGATGTCGGGGTTGATGACGTCCGCGTGCGTCGTCAGCATGCCGTGCGGGTAGCCCTCGTAGATCTTGAGCGTTGCGTCGCTGAGGAGTTCGGCCTGCTTCAGCGCTGCGTCCTGGTACGGCACGACCTGGTCGTCGTCGCCCTGCAGGACGAGGACGGGCACGGTGATGGCCTGGAGGTCCTCGGTCTGGTCCGTCTCGGAGAACGCCTTGATGCCCTCGTAGTGTGCGACGGCACTGCCCGTCATGCCCTGACGCCACCAGTTCGCGATGACCGGCTCCGACGGCGTCACGCCGTCACGGTTGAAGCCGTAGAAGGGGCCGGACGCGACAGCCTGGAAGAACTCGGCGCGGTTGGCGGCGAGTGCCTGGCGGAATCCGTCGAACACCGAGATGTCGGTGCCCTCGGGGTTCGCGTCGGTCTTCACCATCAGCGGCGGCACGGCGGACACGAGGACCGCCTTCGCGACCCGGTTCTGGGGCTGGCCGTACCGCGCGACGTAGCGAGCGACCTGGCCGCCACCGGTGGAGTGGCCGATGTGGACGGCGTCGTGCAGGTCGAGGTGCTCGACGACCGCGGACACGTCGCTGGCGTAGTGGTCCATGTCGTGGCCGGTGCCGATCTGCGACGAGCGGCCGTGACCGCGTCGGTCGGTCGCGATGACGCGGAAGCCCTCGGCCAGGAAGAACAGCATCTGCGCGTCCCAGTCGTCCGAGGACAGCGGCCAGCCGTGGTGGAAGACGATCGGCTGCGCGTCGGCGTTGCCCCAGTCCTTGAAGTAGATCTCTGCACCGTCATCGGTGGTCACGTAACCCATGGTTGCTCTCCTGTGCTGTTCTGCGGTTGTGGTGGTCGGTGGGTGGTCAGTCGAGTTCTGCGACGGCGTCGGTGATGAACGCCGCGACCTCGGTGGGGTGCGTCTGCATCACCAGGTGCGGTCCGTCGATCTCGATCACCTTGCGGACGCCCGCGCGCCGGTAGCCGAAGCGCTCGACGTCCGGGTTGATGGTGTGGTCGGCGCTGGAGACGATGCCCCAGGACGGCTTGGTCTTCCACGCCGCGACGGACGCGGGCTCGCCGAACGCGACGGCGGACAGCGGACGCTGCGACACCGCGAGGACCCTGGCCCGGTCGAGGTCGAGGCCACCCGCGAAGACGGCCGGGAAGGCGTCGACGGCCACGGAGACGTCGGTGCCGGGCTCGGCACCGTCGATGGGGTAGGGCGCGTAGACGAGGTTCTCGGCGAGGTCGCTGTCGGGGAACCCTCCCTGGAGGGCTCCGAGGCTCTCGC contains these protein-coding regions:
- a CDS encoding LacI family DNA-binding transcriptional regulator: MAQGHRSPPTMSDVAAVAGVSKKTVSNVLSGYEHVSSARATA
- a CDS encoding response regulator transcription factor, producing the protein MRIVVADDNTIVREGLTSLLRGRGHEVVPVSDGDAAVAAVAHGAVDVVVMDIRMPPTHTDEGVRAAVRVKDVRPDVGVLLFSQYAEAQWARALLDVATVGVGYLLKDQVAEVGTFIDSLHQVAAGNVVLDPEVAAALVQAPRATSGPLDSLTARETDVLRLMAEGRSNAAIADTLFLSGGTVEKHVTAVFTKLGLEATPNENRRVLAVLRFLAD
- a CDS encoding sensor histidine kinase — protein: MYTAVATPGAPTTVPRFRPFRAVADGSTWRAFAFHAAHLPIAIAALAWFVVVPAVGIPVSLTWVGLVVAAFLLGGSHWFAAVTRRMSAALLGQVVVAPAPPRAGSTPLGTAFARLSDGPTWRAFAYLLAGFVLTTTTFAVSTAVLVSGLGAMTHAAWGHFLPAQRGADGELHSGAQFLGVYVDTPPLQVAFAVLGLLIVLFLWPAVNHGLAALQRVVIRALLGATARDLRLRQVTASRDAAVLDADTTLRRIERELHDGTQARLVGLAMTLGDARDRLQTGADPDAVTALVDRAHASTKEALVELRALARGIHPPVLDEGLEAALTSACSRTPFPVALSVDLPVRPSRVVEGIAYFGVLELLTNVSKHAGASATAVRVGMLGTDLLVEVEDDGHGGAHVALGTPDGHGTGLAGVLERLRAVDGDLQVDSPAGGPTRIRMRMPSGAER
- a CDS encoding DUF6766 family protein, giving the protein MTLGLHNGSSGWQRVRRHGLLLANVAVFVVCFVGMVFAGWRVSTADALQHGEAAVSLWGFLTSGDFAEATFENWESEFLQMGAYIVFTVFLFQKGSSESEPLDEQSPQDEDPREHADDPKAPWPVRRGGIVLVLYENSLLILFAVLFLGSVVGHLIGGAAAYNEERLEHGGNVVTAWGYLGTSQFWFESMQNWQSEFLVISVMVIATVSLRQRGSSQSKPVAAPTEQTGS
- a CDS encoding SDR family NAD(P)-dependent oxidoreductase, which gives rise to MARILVTGSTDGLGRGTADSLLRSGHDVVVHARNRARAEAVADLVERGAELVVADLADRDAVIATARELDAGTPLDAVVHNAGVISGRSLVPVNVVAPYLFTALLRSPGRHVYLSSGMHRGGRPRLDTVDWTGASETNSYSDTKLFVTALAAEVPLRRPGVLSNAVDPGWVATKMGGAGAPDDFELGHRTQEMLATDPDQTATGGYWFHGERQEPHPAVADQRFRTALLDALATATGVTL
- a CDS encoding DUF4190 domain-containing protein encodes the protein MSDGTPQYNQQNPNPYAAGGQPYGAPMQPSSDRFNVMAIVGFVLAFVVNIAGLVVSIIALSQIKKTGERGRGLALAGVIISALSLVFGIIWIIFVVSVVANAPAGSTGGY
- a CDS encoding manganese efflux pump MntP family protein, which produces MSFWALFLIALGVSADAFAVALGKGLHMKRFDVRHAIAIALTFGVFQAVMPLLGWLLGSAFAQYIAAFDHWVAFALLALIGGKMLWEAFSKHEDTEQDTDRLPVRELLVLAVATSIDALAVGVTLAFLPVSIGGAVLLIGITTAVLSFVGVLVGRRVGARFGKPAEIAGGVVLILIGLNIVLEHTGVIG
- a CDS encoding LamG domain-containing protein; the protein is MIRRLRDGRVVAVLLVVALAVVVLLNQFAPTRSAYTARVTNSANTAATAPYFTCTGAVGADTANALFAYRLTEASGSKTATDWSGRGANGTYQGAMTATTPSPNACPRDSGSAYALNGSTSYVSTPRSYANPTTFSEEVWFRTTVAGGMLIGFGSSQTGASGQHDRKLYLTTTGQLSFGSYNGTTQVITSPTALNDGAWHHAVSTMSPTNGMRLYVDGKLVASNAAFTSPENFTGYFRVGYDVVSGWPGSTNNPYFTGSMRYAAVYGTELTASQVAAHAAAGS